In the Arthrobacter zhaoxinii genome, one interval contains:
- a CDS encoding LutC/YkgG family protein, translating into MSARTEILDRLRSALHDAPEVPEIPRKYRHSSGLNEDGLIELLSDRLLDYKAGVSVVDEASVPARVAELLAGERTYVVPAGLEERWTALAPGRVVDSPEEPLSVEELDGIDAVVTGCAAAVAETGTIILDGSPGQGRRACSLIPDHHVCLVRAGDIAGVLPEAVRRLDGTHPLTWISGPSATSDIELQRVEGVHGPRRLDVVIIRT; encoded by the coding sequence ATGAGCGCCCGTACGGAAATCCTTGACCGGTTGCGGTCCGCCCTCCACGATGCACCGGAAGTACCGGAGATTCCACGGAAATACCGGCACAGCTCCGGCTTGAACGAGGACGGACTCATCGAACTGCTCAGCGACCGGCTGCTGGATTACAAGGCCGGGGTCAGCGTGGTGGATGAGGCATCGGTGCCCGCCCGGGTGGCTGAACTGCTGGCGGGGGAAAGAACCTACGTGGTTCCCGCGGGACTGGAGGAACGCTGGACCGCACTGGCCCCGGGACGGGTGGTGGATTCTCCGGAGGAGCCGCTGAGCGTGGAGGAGCTGGACGGCATTGACGCCGTGGTCACCGGCTGCGCGGCAGCAGTAGCGGAAACCGGCACCATCATCCTGGACGGCAGCCCGGGGCAGGGCCGGCGGGCGTGTTCACTGATCCCGGACCACCACGTGTGCCTGGTCCGGGCCGGGGATATTGCCGGAGTGCTTCCCGAAGCGGTGCGGCGCCTGGACGGCACGCATCCGCTGACCTGGATCAGCGGCCCTAGTGCCACCAGCGACATCGAACTGCAGCGGGTGGAGGGCGTGCACGGGCCGCGGAGGCTGGACGTGGTGATCATCCGGACCTGA